The following are encoded together in the Chitinophaga parva genome:
- a CDS encoding efflux RND transporter periplasmic adaptor subunit, which produces MSVRLITILLPLFLTIILLGCKENDRSSENDGVVNQNADRDFLTTHVKVYKTNVGPFRRQIVTNGKIESLEALDIKFPYNDRIVSIPVKNGEYVSRGQVIAELDKTELLRKLNKANRVLERATILLADKLIDYGYKLSDSATIPKEIMKMAKIRSDYSTASMDLEEVLYALQQSTITAPNNGIIANLEARVGEYSESFSLFCKIIDNQQMIVKFSVLESDIDVVKLGSNIDVTSYGGSGDRSNGIVNSINPLIDKDGMISVAASVPSSRKTLMSGMNVKITVFGTVSQSITIPKEAIVDKQGKKIVFLSSGGKARWTEIETGPENEKYVVVYTGLTAGQSVIVSNPELLTNGTNITVD; this is translated from the coding sequence ATGTCTGTCCGCTTGATAACGATTTTACTTCCGCTGTTTCTAACGATAATTCTATTAGGATGTAAGGAAAACGACCGCTCATCGGAGAATGATGGCGTTGTAAATCAAAACGCAGATAGGGATTTTCTGACCACGCATGTGAAGGTGTATAAAACCAATGTCGGCCCTTTCAGAAGGCAGATTGTTACCAATGGGAAAATCGAGTCGTTGGAAGCTTTGGATATCAAATTCCCGTACAATGATCGGATAGTAAGCATACCCGTTAAAAATGGAGAGTATGTTTCTAGAGGGCAGGTCATTGCCGAACTCGATAAGACTGAGCTGTTGCGTAAGTTGAATAAAGCCAACAGGGTACTTGAGCGCGCTACCATACTGTTGGCCGATAAATTGATAGATTACGGATATAAGTTGTCCGATAGCGCCACCATACCAAAGGAAATTATGAAAATGGCAAAAATAAGAAGCGACTACAGTACCGCTTCGATGGATCTGGAGGAAGTACTATATGCTCTACAGCAATCAACGATAACTGCGCCTAATAACGGTATAATCGCAAACCTTGAGGCGAGGGTGGGAGAATATTCCGAATCATTTTCTCTATTCTGTAAAATAATTGATAATCAGCAGATGATTGTGAAGTTCTCTGTATTGGAATCCGATATTGACGTCGTGAAGCTAGGAAGCAACATTGATGTGACATCCTACGGAGGTAGTGGTGATCGCTCGAACGGTATCGTAAATTCCATCAACCCCCTTATAGACAAGGATGGTATGATATCCGTAGCGGCAAGTGTGCCTAGTTCTCGGAAAACGCTAATGAGCGGAATGAATGTAAAAATAACGGTCTTCGGTACAGTTTCTCAAAGTATAACTATACCGAAGGAGGCGATTGTTGATAAACAAGGAAAGAAGATAGTATTTCTTTCTAGCGGCGGAAAAGCAAGGTGGACTGAGATTGAAACCGGTCCGGAAAATGAGAAGTACGTGGTTGTGTACACGGGATTGACAGCAGGTCAATCTGTCATTGTCTCTAATCCTGAACTTCTTACAAACGGTACTAATATAACCGTCGATTAG